Part of the Rhizobiales bacterium NRL2 genome is shown below.
GCATTCAAGCTGCGATCGATCTCTATTACGAGAACATCAAGTTCCTTGCGCAGAACCGACATGTTGACGTGATCGTCTGCGTTATGCCCGAGAAACTCTACAAGGTAATTTCGACGGAGGAGGCTTCAGGCGAGGAAACTCTCGAAGAATCGAAGACGAAAGAGGAGCTGAATTTTCGACGTGCGCTTAAGGCACGCTCAATGTCCCTCGGGAAGCCGCTACAGCTTATCCGGCAGGTCAATCTCGACAGCACCAAGTCTGCAGGGCAGCAGGATGATGCCACGAAGGCATGGAATTTTTGCACCGCCCTTTACTACAAATCCGGTCCGACAATTCCCTGGAAGCTTGAACAGGAAAGTTCCCGCGTGACCTCATGCGCAGTCGGGATTGCATTTTATCGGAGCCGTGACAGGCAAACCCTCTGCACCAGTCTGGCGCAGATATTTGATGAGCTTGGAAACGGCCTGATCCTGAGAGGGACGCCTGTGCAAATCGACAAGGATGACCGCGTGCCGAGGCTGACGGCCCAGCAGTCACATGACCTCATTACAGCGGCGTTGAAAGAGTACAGGGTTGCGCTCCGCAATTTTCCAGCGCGTGTGGTGGTCCATAAATCGTCGAATTTTACTCACGAAGAGATCGAAGGCATTGAGAGCGCGGCACGCGCACTTCGCATTGATGCCGTCGATTTTGTCACCATCCTCGATTCTAAGCTGAGGCTCTTTCGCGACGGAAACTACCCTCCCTTCAGGGGAACCATGGCGCGCATCGATGATAGCCGAATGCTTCTCTATTCGAGAGGTTCCGTCTGGTATTACCAGACCTATCCGGGGATGTATGTTCCGCAGCCGATTGAGCTTAGAGTCGTCAAATCAGAAGAGTCGCCGATGCTGATTGCGCGCGAGGTCTTGGGTTTGACTAAAATGAACTGGAATAACACCCAGTTCGACGGTAAGTACCCTGTTACACTGGGATGTGCTCGGAGGGTCGGGGAAGTTATGAAATACCTGAGTGAGTCGGAGACGCCTCAGATCCGCTATGGATACTATATGTGAGGATTGAATAGATTACGCTTGGGCCTTGATATATTCGTGGCCATGGAGCCACTGAATTATTTTACTTGACCACGCCATGTCTTCTTGACCTGCTGGAAGAGGCGCTACGTCGCCACGAGGTTTTGCAGTTGATTCCTGATTGTTGTGGTTGGTGCCGATGAACTGGACGATGTCTGTGATCTTCAGGCGGCCGGGCATTGCAAGTTCGTCATTTCTCGGAGGTCCCGTTGACGGCGAGGCTGTCGAGCCGCTTTAGCATTGCAGCTTTCACCGAAGCGTGGATGGCTTCGGGGAAATCATTCGGGAGCACGGCTGGCATTTTGTCGATCGCAGTCCCAGCCACATCCGCAATTTCGCGTATGGCTGTTTGAATCAGGCTTTTTGGTAGTCCAGCACGCACACTCGTCTGGACGAAATGACGGCCGACGATTTGGTCGATCCGGTAATGTCTGTTGTTACCGACCGACATGGCAAGGCGCATTTGCTTGTGTTCGATCTGCCCTGCATCAAGGCTCGGTTGTGCTGTCAGCACATCGTAAATCGGCGTCATTGAAAAGCTTCCACCTGGTCTCAGAAAGACGCTGAAGTTTTTTGCGTGCCCGTCAGTTGCTCCGATTAACCAGAACAAGATCTGCGCCTTCAGGAAAAATTTTTGGTCGTCAGCAGGTCTATCGCTACCTTTGAGGAAGTTCAGTATATCGACCATGTTGGGGCCGTGATCGCTCTGATATTTACGTGAAGGCGGGATCGAAAGCGCCTGGCAGCAGTCTTCCTGCGGGAGCCGCAGAAGCCTCCCATCCTTCGCCTTCAATCGGTCGAACCTCTCTATTACAAGGGCCTTGGTTTCGCCGAAGGTTTGTATTTCGGCCTTATTGACCGGGAGCCCGAAAGCCTCAAGGAGCTTCAGGCAATAAAATTCGTTCTCGACGCTGTTGGAAAGGTCGATGTCGTTTGGCAGTCGCCCGATCTGTGTCTTGAACAGATGCGTCGTTGGAGATGTGCCGTGCGGCTTGAGCCAATTACCTTTATGACGGAGGAGGGCAGTCTTTTCCTGCGCGCCTGCCACGGAAATCCGAAATTCGTCCTCGCGGTCTAATCCGAGAGGAGCTTGTGCGAGGTTAATGAGGATTTTTTCAATCGCCGCGTCATCGACCGGCTCGCCTTCAATTTTTGTGCTGTCGATATTTGGTTCTGTGCCGCCAGCCATAAATTGAAGCGCGCCAACACAATCATGGCCGATCGCTTCCAGGAGGCTATATGCATCGGTCCCCCGTGCGCCGACTTTTTCGGCCACGCGGCGTCGTATGCCATCGGAATCTGGAAGGAGGTTTTCGAATACAGCGACCACCGGCGCGCCCCTGTAAGTATCTTCCTGTAGGGGCAGGGATAGTGAAACCGGAAATGAGTTTTCCCAATCGAGCCAGCTCTGGTCATAGCGAAATTCAATGGCTCCGCTCGGTTCCTTCAATAGGTGTCCGACAAGCCGGTTGTTCAGGTAAACCCGTAACGGGGCATATTTGGGACGACGCGGCATCAGAACAGCTTCTCGATATCTGAGGACTGGCCTTTCGATCGCTCCCTGACCCGGAACTCCAAATCGAGAGCGGTCAGCACGGCGAGAATGGTTTCCAACTTCGTCGCCGTATTGCCGTTCTCTATGAGCGAGATCGTCTCCTGCCTGAGACCTGTTGCGCTGCCAAGTTCGCTTTGGCTCCAGCCATGCTTTCTACGGGCCCGGCGGACAATGTTCCCAATTTGTTTCGGCGTACGAGCTGAGTCATTCATAGGCATATTATGCGTTAAAAGCGATAAAATGTCAATATCGGAAATGGCGCATAAGACGGTTATATGTGCCAAAGACGATAAATTGACATTATCGGAATTAACCGATAAATTAACTTGTCCCCTTGTCTGCCTGTGGACAAACCTCTCCCAAGGGTTGTGTGGGGGACCATATCTACTCATTATCGAATTTACGGCACTTAAAGTTGAAACTGAAACTAGGCGTGGGGGCGTCGAAGAGGTTTTGCCCAAAGCCACGCGGGCAGAGCAGATCGGGAGCGACGAGTGGTGTTTGGGACGGCCCCTCACATTCAGCGGGCGCAGGATCACCTTGGAAGCAACGATCCTGATCGGTTGGCATATGCCTGTCTTGAACTCCGCTATGCGCTGGAGCGTGTCGCCTATCAAAAGCTTCAGCTCCGGCTCGACA
Proteins encoded:
- a CDS encoding toxin HipA; the protein is MPRRPKYAPLRVYLNNRLVGHLLKEPSGAIEFRYDQSWLDWENSFPVSLSLPLQEDTYRGAPVVAVFENLLPDSDGIRRRVAEKVGARGTDAYSLLEAIGHDCVGALQFMAGGTEPNIDSTKIEGEPVDDAAIEKILINLAQAPLGLDREDEFRISVAGAQEKTALLRHKGNWLKPHGTSPTTHLFKTQIGRLPNDIDLSNSVENEFYCLKLLEAFGLPVNKAEIQTFGETKALVIERFDRLKAKDGRLLRLPQEDCCQALSIPPSRKYQSDHGPNMVDILNFLKGSDRPADDQKFFLKAQILFWLIGATDGHAKNFSVFLRPGGSFSMTPIYDVLTAQPSLDAGQIEHKQMRLAMSVGNNRHYRIDQIVGRHFVQTSVRAGLPKSLIQTAIREIADVAGTAIDKMPAVLPNDFPEAIHASVKAAMLKRLDSLAVNGTSEK
- a CDS encoding transcriptional regulator; the encoded protein is MNDSARTPKQIGNIVRRARRKHGWSQSELGSATGLRQETISLIENGNTATKLETILAVLTALDLEFRVRERSKGQSSDIEKLF